The Triticum aestivum cultivar Chinese Spring chromosome 5A, IWGSC CS RefSeq v2.1, whole genome shotgun sequence genomic sequence CTGACATGTTCGTTTCATATTTCATATCTTTATTCTGATGGCATGCTCAAGTTTTTGCGTCTCATGTTCTTACCTTGCAATCCTCATTGTATTCTATCCATTTTGGAAGTTTACCATATGTCAAATTTGATGTATATATACATGAGCTTAAACTACATTCTCTAATCTCTTAATTGCTCCCAGCCTCCCATCACTATGTTTCATGTGGTTTTACTGTCCTTTTACTTGTATCTTCCCTTGCTCTCGCATTGAGTTGCAGTTTTATGCTGCAGGAGTTGATTCACCTTCATGGCGCTCAGGAGCTCAGCCTGATAACATTGTCATTAAGGTAACAACTAATGAGATAACATCATCACCATTTATTGAAAATTGGTTTGTATGCCTGAAAAGTTACCTAGTGCTTGTTATCAGGACGATTGACATATTGGTTAGCAGTGTGTTCTTCCTAATTTGAACAAATGGTTAGTTTTGGTGCTTTTGGTGAATAAGAGCCATATTTGTTCCGGGCACATACCACTTCTTTTTTAGTAGAAAACAGGCATCTAGCACATAACACCATAGATGGTCTAGTAGTAAATCATTATGAGATTTCCCTTCCTCTCACAGTAATAAACTTTTGAATGAAAGTATTAGCAACTTGTACTATATAGAAGGAAAGTTTTGATGTTTGCACCGCTCTTCCTTCTCATGACAGCATTAGAAGTTAGAATTCTACTTTTTTTTACTGATTATGATATTTTCTGGAAAGGCAACAGGTGGTGGAGCATTCAAGTATGCTGATCTTTTTAAGGAAAGATTGGGAGTCAGTCTTGAGAAGGAAGATGAAATGGACTGCCTTGTAGCTGGAGCAAACTTTCTGCTTAAGGTTTTCATTATTTCTAAATTGCAATATCACTATTTTGGCTGCATCCTACTATGCAGTTCCATATTGTACATGGTGTTTATAATGGATTGTTCAAAATGTATTGTGCCACTAAAGTGTTATTGAACACATCTCATAGGGTGGTCGCACTCAGAAAATCAAATTACGTGCAAGTTAGTAAGACTTTGTTTTTTGCCAGGCTATACGCCATGAAGCCTTTACACACATGGATGGCCAAAAGGAGTACGTGCAAATTGATCAGAACGATCTGTTTCCTTACCTTCTAGTTAATGTTGGATCTGGTGTCAGCATAATCAAGGTAACTTTAAGGTTGACCCTTTTCCCCTCATTGGATCTTTGCTAATTGTTCTTCTTCAAAGGTTGATGGGCATGGGAAGTTTCAACGAGTAAGTGGAACAAACGTTGGTGGCGGTACATATTGGGGATTGGGGAGGTTAATGACAGAGTGCAAGAGGTGCTATTTTTGTCTGTTCATCGATATCATGTGTTCCTCCATAGAAGTTTGAAATCTTGAATTTGTTTCAGTTTTGACGAGTTACTAGAGCTGAGCCAACGTGGAGACAACAGCACCATTGACATGCTTGTAGGAGATATATATGGTGGTCTGGACTACTCCAAGGTAACTATTAATATTATTAGTTGTTTCATTTTATTATCATAATGTGCACATTGGATTTTGTATGCATTATGAAAATTTCCAGTTGCAAGTGGTATTAGTGGATAACATTTACCGTGTCAAAGTCCCTAATTCTTGTTATGCAATGCACTAATGCTTATGGTGTCTTGCAGATTGGCCTTTCGGCGTCAACAATTGCCTCTAGCTTTGGGAAGACAATTTCAGATAACAAGGAGCTATCTGATTATAGACCCGAGGATATTTCACTCTCCCTCTTACGGATGATTTCATATAATATTGGCCAGGTATCTTGTTGATACAGAAACGCTGAGTAGTTATTGACATAGTATTTTGAacctcagatattgctgcttcaaAGTATTTAGAGATTCAAACCTGACAATGTTTTGTTGACTTCAAAAGTTTGAGCAAGCGATCCATACAATGAGGCTTGGAAGCTTATCTGAACATAGAGCTGTGTTCTACTTGATTTATTCAGAAACCCGTGTCCAACACTGAACAGTAGCATTCTTCTGTGAAAAGAAACAAAATATGGAGTTTCAGCTTGTTTTGTTATGTAGTGATATTGGTAAAAATGTACGCAATTATTCATTAGTACTTGTGGATTTGAAAACAGAAAGAGCCCATAGCTGACACTGCAAAATATGATATCAGATGGCAGTGATAAACTATGTATTAGGTTCCTCAAAGGTCGACTGCCAGTTAGCATGCTGTTCGGTGAACTCAGATATTTAGTGTTAGTTGTTGTAAGCTAACAGCGATGGTTTCTCTGGGATCTTACGGCTGAACATATCTCATTAGAAAGTACATATAGCCAAAATCTCTGAATTTCATCTGTGTTTAATACTTGACACTAGGTCTAAGGAGAAACTGGGTGTCCACTGTCCGGTACCAGTTTATGACAGTGCATGCAATATTGCACATTTCAGTGGACTCATTTTCTTCCCTTTTGTAGATCTCCTATCTTAATGCACTTCGGTATGGACTCAAGAGGATATTTTTTGGTGGATTCTTCATTCGTGGCCATGCTTACACCATGGACACAATTTCTTTTGCAGTACATTTCTGGCAAACATCCTGAAATCATTTTAGTTTTGGATGTGTTACGGTACTAAAGTAGACATGTAGTTAATTTCGAAAATAATTAAATAATACTGCCCCCATATTGTATTTCAATAGTATGTTCCTGAAACAAACATACACTATTGTTTTGATAAGGTCAAAAGGAGAAGCAAAAGCCATGTTTCTGCGTCATGAGGGTTTTCTAGGAGCACTTGGCGCGTTTATGAGTTACGAGAAGCATGGTCTTGATGACTTGAGTGCACATCACTTGGTTGAGCGTTTTCCAATGGGTGCTCCATATGTTGGTGGGAAGATTCACGGGCCTCCTCTGGGGGATCTCAACGAGAAGGTAATGACATCTATTTCTTATTATCGTTGTCTTTATGATTATGTTATTTTGGTTATTCTGCAGAGCATAACAATCTGTATCTTTATTGATTTTTTACGAGGGAGAACCTTACTCATTTTTGCATTAACAATAGAGTATAATAGAGTACATGATTATCCATGCTAACAACAGCACACCTAGACTGATTTGGAACCTTTGGAAACACTCCCTTCACATAATTAGTGGTCAGCCTCACAACTCAGCTAATTCAGTCAAACTAAGCCACCGAAAGCTGATCAGTGGATAGAATGCTGTCACTCCACTGGAATCTGATCAGCCTCTTCAGCTGTCAGCACCCCAAGTCCCTGATGTTTTTCACCCAGGCGACTCACAATCTGTTGCAGTCAAGTTGCTTCTCCACGGGAAGCATCCTGGAGATCTCCCATTAGCATACCTTGTCAGTAGTACAAAACACACACAGAAAAGCAAACCATGCCCGTTATAGATTTATCCTTTTCTTTTCAAAACATAAAGACTTCCTGGTCTTTCAAATTGCCCAACCTAAAGTTAAACCCACAATATGAATCTCTTTCACGGTCGGTAAGATTTGCTGAATCCAGGCAGAACACTGGAACCAGAAATTAAATGTTTGCTTCACAAATATTACACTGTTTTTGTGGAGACCACCTCCATCTAACTAAAAGACACATGTGCACGCACCAACCCCCCAAACAAGTCACTCAAAGCCTTCAGCCTTGTCCTCTATTAGAATAGCTGCTGGAATGAGTCATGTTTTGTCGTCACCATGTTCTATTCTTTGGCACATGGCTAATgtttaaaatttaaactattcaacaCTTTAGCTATTAAATATTGTTCTTTTTGAATTGCAAGATCAATAAATTTTGATATGGAACTCTACTTGTCAGATATCATGGATGGAGAAGTTTGTGCAGAAGGGTACTCAGATTACAGCACCTGTACCCATGGGAGCTCCTGCTACGACAGGCATGGGAGGTTTTGAAAGGCCTACTTCCAAGGGTGACATTTTGCGGTCTGATGCAAGTGCAGCTCTAAATGTTGGTGTTCTCCATCTTGTACCCTCATTGGATGTCTTCCCATTGCTGGAAGACCCAAAGACGTAAGCCACAACTATTTATCTCTCATCTCTACCATGTCTAATAATTTTTTGGAACATCAAAGGGGCTCTGGCCACTGGCTAGGTAGTTGAATCCGATTTTTGGACCCAAAGAAGACCAAGTGAACTCAAACTATTATAACAAATTCAGTGTGGAAGTTGGAGCTCCACTTCCATTTCCCTACAAAATTGAGAAGTTATGAGTCGATGCTTGCCTCCAAAGCTTACAGTTACATAAAACTAATCACTACATTGTGAATCATTTTTCTTTATCTATGGGGCAATAAGTAACATGCGCCCTTTCTGTTCACCGGTGGAGTAGAGTCCTTGTTATGTATGGACACTGTATGTAAGCTTGATAGTGAAAGAACAAATGCTATCATGTGCAACGCAACTATACATCGTGTTCATGTTGTAATATACAATCTGTACTGCAGGTATGAACCAAACACAATCGATCTCGACCATGACGAATTCAAGTATTTTTCCTTTCCCTTGTCTATAAATACATTATAGGAACTGCATTCTTATGATTCCCTTGGTGATATCTGAGATTTTCCATGCTAGGTACTGGTTCACCATTTTGTCAGACCACCTGCCAGATCTTGTGGAGAAGGTATGTTCCACTTCTCACACATATTCTCCCTGTATACATCTAAATTTTGTTTCACTGCATGACATTGTGATAACAATAAATTATCTGAATATTTATACGTCAATTGATAACTGGGGACCTGTCTGGGTCCTTAAATAAGTCTGTCAGCCTGCAACCATGTGTCATGGGGGTCAGCATTGCAGCCACTAGCCACTGCCACAAGTCCAAGGAGAGGCCGGCAAAGTCTGTTAAGGCTTAGAGATAGGCCTTCATGTCTacttcctccatcccaaaataagtgtcgctgatttagtacaaagttattacaaagttgtactaaatcagcgacacttattttgggacggagggagtataagattaaTTTCCTGTTTAAAATATCATTGTTCTACTTTACCAGTTACCACCAAGTCATGCTAACTATTTAAAATAATTACTAAGCAGGCACTCCATCTACATATATATTCTACTAAAAACACTGCTCTTGTTAAGCACTATGATTTTTTGTTTCCAAAATCGAGGCAGAAGCTTAAGAAGAATACAGCCTAGTTAATTAAGGGTGGGTAAAAACCAAATGACCAATACAACAGACTCAACACTTAGTACCTAGCTATATCGTGGAGCCACTATTATTAACATTTAAATTACTAGTGATTCTGTTATCTTGCTAGCTCCTAGATTCACAGTTCTATCGGCGTTAAATTGGTATAGCAATGAATTTAAGTGTACGTGTAAACTTGAAAAGTATCTCGGTGACTAAACACTGCATACTGTTTGCAGGCGGTTGCCAGTGAAGGTGGGACTGATGACGCGAAACGGCGGGGAGATGCGTTTGCGCATGCCTTTTCTGCTCATTTGGCAAGGTACACAATTGTAGTTGCATGCCGCTGGTGTTTGGCTGCCACAACCTATGGCTTGCCACATTTGCGGTGCCATTTTTCTTGGCCACAACGTAGCCAATTTTTTTTGACATACTTAGCTTACTCTAGGGCTTTGACCAAACAGCCCTAGTGTAAACTGCATTGCACGTTATCGCTCTGTTGCCTTACTTATGTGTTAAAGTTTAGGTTGACTGAGGAGCCTGCTGCTTATGGGAAGTTCGGTTTAGCCAACCTGTTGGAGTTGAGAGAAGAATGTTTGAGAGAATTTCAATTTTTCGATGCATATGTTAGTATCAAGCAGAGGTTAGTTCATAATCTCTTCACGGTTCTCAGTAAATATCTCTACTCTGGCTACTTAAATTGTTTGATGCTTTCTGCATGAAGGGAAAATGAAGCTTCACTGGCTGTTTTACCTGATCTACTCATGGAACTTGATAGTATGGATGAGGTATGAGAGAATGTTTCCCTTCTTTATCCATTGGCACAGCGCGTAGATAAAAAAAAGTGAGAATTTTGGTTAATCTCACAGCAAAAAAATAATAACAATTTCATAAACTGCCACACATTGTGTAACTGAGAAGCAGATCTGTTCTGGCCCCACCTGCCAGTGCCACGGTAAACAGTTTTATGTTGATTTTTTTGCTTGCATGCTTCTGTGACGGCCACATGCTGCTGGCCGGTAGTTCAGCAATCTACACTCAGTTTCATCTCTAGAATTATGAATTCGTCGAAGTTTTATTTTTATGCTCGATGTTTTCAGGAAGATAGATTGCTTGCGCTAATTGAAGGTGTTCTTGCTGCGAACATATTTGATTGGGGGTCTAAAGCTTGCGTGGACCTTTACAACCAAGGAACTATAATAGAAATTTATCGCATGAGCCGCAAGAAGATGCAACGTCCTTGGCGGGCAAGTATTCCAAGTCTCAAATTCAAATGTTATTGCAATGCACGAGTTACCCAAATTATATTTTACGAGTTATACTAATACATGACCAGATAATCGTAATGATGGTATCTTTTGTTTCAGATTGATGACTTTGATACGTTCAAAAGCAGAATGCTTAAGAAGGATCAGCCATACAAAAGTGCACTTATTTCTGTTGATAACGCGGGTGCTGATGTGGTCCTTGGAATGCTTCCTTTAGCACGAGAATTTCTACGCCGTGGAGTTGAGGTATAAATTGAGAGTATGAAAATAAGAACACATTTTGCTAGGTTTGCCCCACATTATAGTTTGAATTAAAAAGAACAAACGTCCTGCTGTTTCAAGAGATTGAATCATGGGCCGGGGACAAGCAGTATACTGCATGCTATAGGGTGTAATTTGCATGCTATAGTGTTGTCCTTGATGGAAAATATAGACTGAATGCCAGATctggaaattttattttatttgcatcaCCCAGACTGAAAGACTGAATGCCGGAACTGATAGAAAGATGACTTTCGCAGTTTCAGCAACGTTGTGAAATAACCATTCAATGATTACTCTTTCAACTGCTACTCAGACACTCAGCATAAGCTGGTAACCAAATACTGATTCTGCAGGTAGTTCTGGTTGCAAATTCGTTGCCGGCTTTGAATGATATTACGGCTAATGAACTTCCAGAAATTGTAGCTGAAGCTGCAAAGGTACAAAGTGAACGGAAATTTTGTTCTCCGTCCTAGCTGTTTTATCTACTGATGCATCTGGCTTCTGCTTTATTGGTTGTGATGTGTCGCAGCACTGTGGTATCCTTCGGAAAGCTGCAGAAGCAGGCGGACTGATAGTCGATGCTATGGCTGGCATCCAAGGTGATACCAAGGATGAACCGGCGTCGGTGCCACTAATGGTCGTGGAGAATGGATGTGGCAGTCCATGCATTGACTTCCGGCAGGTTAGCTCGGAGCTTGCAGCTGCTGCCAAGGATGCTGATCTGGTAAGAAGTCTGTATGTAGTAGCTCTTTGAGCTGAATGTATTTCCTTGTGTGCAATAATCAGCTGGAGAGTTGTTTGATCTGTTGGTTTTGGCTGTGAATGTTATGCAGTTGATCTTAGAGGGCATGGGGCGATCGCTGCACACCAACCTCAACGCCCGTTTCAAGTGTGACGCTCTGAAGGTACTTATTTTCTACAGTGCTGACTTGTTTGATGTATAATGACAAACTTGATCCTGGCCTTGTGGTCATTCTAAATGGCAGTATAACTTGACTCTTGTGCTATTATTCAAGTGAACCGTCTTTGCACTTGCGCTTTGCTGGAGATTTATACCCAGTCTGTCAATATCGTCGAGCCAACAAGAGCATTGCGCCAAAGCTTTATATAGTGTACTCAATATCCTGAGCTTACCAAACTGACTATGTGTGCAGCTTGCGATGGTGAAGAACCAGAGGTTGGCAGAGAAGCTTTTCAACGGAAACATATACGACTGCATCTGTAAATTTGAACCTGTTTCGTGACGGTCCAGAAGACCCGCGGACAAATTGCTATAGATGGTGTTGTGTTGTACTCAAGAACCATGAAACCATTGTGATTCTAGCACAGCAGCACCAAAGGTTTAGACAGTGTTATGATGTACTCAGTGACCATGAAAACTCATTGTGCTGGCACATGGCATATAAGCTAAAAAACCGAATTATACTGCAAGAACTGAAGGTTTGTTTCTACTCTCACACTATAGAAAATACTCCTCGGTCAAAGTAGTGTCCACAACAACAACAAAGGCTTTAGTCCCAAATAAGTTGGGATAGCCTTGTTCCATTAAGATCTTGAAACCAACtcatgattttggcatgtggataGGTAACATTCACGTGccttgtccatggctagttctgGCTAGTTCTTTGGTTATATACGAGCCCTTAAGATATCTCTTTAGTCTCTTTAGGGACTCCTCtcatgtcaagtttggtctacctTGATCCATCAACACGTTTTAGCCCTCTCCTATGCAGTGGCCTCGGTGTACATGCCCATACCATCTTAGTGGCATACCCCATTGCGGTTCGAATCACCGTTCTATAAACCtttcttttagcttttgtggcactcttgtcataGAGAATGAAAGAAGGTTtgtgccacttcatccatccggctttgattcgatggctcACACAGCTTTGATTCAATTGCTCACATCTTTGTTGATATCTCTATTCTTCCGTAGCATTGGCCCAAAATATTGAAAGGTGTCCTAAGATACCACTTGCCCTTGGGTTTCATCTTCATAGAAGGGTTGTTttgacgttggctcgccaagcTTATCACAACGCTGCTCCTTTACCTACTGGGCTTGAGATCGGCTATGTTGAGACAGCGTAGACGGAGTTAGTCAAAGTAGTGTCATTTTTTCCCTAAGATGGTGCTGTGCCAGCCAGGGTGTTGCAACATAAGAAAGAGTTTGAGAGAACAACATTTTTCAGAATGAACAGTGAGGATTCAGTTTAAGTTTCTTTGATTCAGTTTCTTCAGCCTTGTGAGATCATGATGTCTCTACTTATCGGCAATGCCCGGATCAACAGGAGAATGCTTATGAAATCATAAAGTTCAAGTCGCAGCAATTAACATAACGGGAGATACATGGACAGTTCACGCTAGCATATCGGCCAGTTGATCCACAGATCAACAGCGTGCCGATCATCTCCATACAAGCAGCTCTACTCTAGGCAAAGTTGATGTTGTAGGCCTTGACGCCGTCTGCCCTGAAGATGCCGAAGTGGCGCTCGAACTCGGCGCCGGTCTTGCCGTCCTCGTCGTAGAGGTCGAACAGGAACACCTCCACGGGCGCCCCGGGCCGGCGCGGCGTGCCGGCGCCCCGCGCCGCCCTCTCAGCCATCCTCCCGTTGTACGCCGCGGCGTTCTCCGGCGTCGCGGCCGGGTGCCCCGCGGTGGGCCACCCGGTCTCGGTCACCGCCACGGGCACCCCGCCGAAGCCCTCCCgctcgagcgccgccaccaccgcgtCCACCGTCGCGTCGAACAGGCCCGCGTACGCCAGCGCGCCGTCGCGCACCACGGGCTCGTCGGAGGCGCCGAGCGCGTAGGCGAGCGGCACGTTGGCCGGGTCGCCGACGTGGCTGATGAACGGGTAGGCGTTGAGCATGAAGGGGGCGCCGGTGTCGGCAAGGAGCCGCAGCATGGGCCGGAGCACGTCCATCTGGGCGGCGTCGAAGGCGCCGGCCGAGGGCGGGTAGGAGGACGCGAGCACCGACGAGGCGTGCGCCGAGGAGACCTTGACGGCGCCGTCGAGCCCGAGGGAGGCCAGCGCGGCGTGCAGGTTCCGCATGGCCGGCACCAGGTGCGGCGCGTAGAACTGGTTGTTGTAGAGCACCTCGTTGCCGACAGCGAGGTAGCGGAGCCGGCCGGCGACGGGGCCGCTGGCGAGTCCGTTGGAGCGCAGCCACTGCAGCGCGCCCTCGGGCCCGGCCGCGGAGAGGAAGGTGAGGTTCTCGTTGGGCACGCCGACCGTGAGGTCGATGCCGGCCGCGGCGAAGGCGGGGAGCACGGCCTGGTCCGGCAGGAAGAGCCGCGCCTTGGTGATCCCGTTACTCCTCAGCAGCGCCGCGGCCGCCTCGGGCGCGGGGAGGTTGCCGCCCACGCGGCCGTAGCACACCCCGATCTTCCCCGGGTCGCCACCGGCCGCCACGGCGAGCAGCGCGGCCAGGGCGGCGAGGAGGACGTAGCCGGAACGcagcgacgccgccgccgctgccgttatGCTCGTGGCCATTGTGACTTTGTGAGTACGTTGCGATTCGGCGGTGTTGATCTCGTGATGTTTGTCTGTGGAGTGTTGGACTCTGCCCTCGTCGGTTATATAGAGCTTGTGTTGACAAGAATGGCAGGGTACGTTGGTGCAGGCCTGACCTGGGTGGGGACGTTGGCGCGAATCTGATCTGAGTTGCTTTTGACGGTTGCCGGGGCGGTACGATTGATCGGACGGGTAGCCGTTAGAGCATATTATAGCCGTTGGCTTTTGAATGGCGATCGAGCTGCACATCAAATGATCTGGTGCGCTGTCCTGGCCATGTGTCACCCCGCAGGTGTTGCTGGAGCTGCCACTATTGCACCCCAAAAGACTGCTGGCGGTGAGTGGGGCTGGAGGAGGAGATGCATTGAGCAGAGCGAGCTGCCATCTTGGCAGTGTTACCCTCTACGGTTCAATCACAAATCGTTGTATCATAACTATCAACACATTATACTAATTGTAATCGTAGGATCATTCCAATTAATTTAGATCATAATATCACATAATTCGCGGCGACTCTCTGTCCCTCGTCTTGCTTCGAGTGAAAACCTTAATCATTTGGATCGGGTGGTGGCAGCGCTCCGGCATTGTTACCTTTCTGAAGGCGCCGTCTGGGAGTCCTTGGCTCGTCGGGCGCGGCTCATCTCTATGGGTGACTCTGTCACGGTGGAATTCGTTTGACCAACAATTACTCTTTTCGTTTGCGAAGTTGGGGCATTTGACCAACAATTACTCTTTTCGTTTGGGATATATGTATTCCATCTTTTCATAGTAATAGTTGTCGTTCTGGGTCTAATTTAATTGTTTGACGTATTCTGGTGACCGTGACCGTAAATCAGGAGCTTTTGTGGAAGGAGTATAATCCACTCTTTATTTGCCCCGTTAAGGCATCTCCAACATCGACACGTAAATAATAACCATCTTGACTGTGTGATCCAGATGTGTTGTGTCATCCAATGCAGATCTGTATCAGTCTGCAGAGCGGCCTGAACATACTTTCTTCCGTAAGCCAAAGTgtggggctttgcgggagtcctgACAGCACCCAAGCCCGTTTCTGACCACAATGACCCACCTAAACCTCCCTCCCTCGCCCGCGCACGTTTCTGCCCGGTGTcagctgcctgcattcatgccCCTGTAAAGCGCGTTGCTCCACATTGAAGCTGGACCAGAGcgaacacgacctctcactggctctGCCAATAAAGCGGCGCACCGGCCTAGGGCGCCGCcagctgcatgcccggctgaacacgcctcctcgctgcattcaaacgcctctattaaacccgtgtggaagccgagaaatctACTCCGACCACACATCTGTTCACGAGCGGGCGGCATTAAACACAACGTCGGGCAAGCTCCTCCCTTTCGTCCGCTATTTAAAGGAGGCCAGAtgccgggcaagaatcgcaccactCCGCCACTCTCCATCTCCTTATTCCACCATTTTCTCCATCCTTTCAATGACATctgacgagcaggaagagcagttcttcGGCATAAAAGCCAGTTGGATGACCCATCGGATACAAGCGAGGCAGCTCGCTACTTCACCTCCAAGCCCGACAGAGCAAGTTGCCGCTCCAAGCTGGCGCGTGGTTCAACAACTCGGTGCTCCAAGCCAGCTTgcgaggagtggcgagttgctccaggcCAGCACAGGAGGAGCATGACACGGGCATCATCCCTGCCGTGGACGATGCCACATCGTACCGCACCTCCCGTGCCTGCGACCGCGTCATCCGCCATCAACGCGCGCTAACCGCGCCCTGCCggcagagaaagaagccggctACACGGAAATCGACGAGTCAATGTTCAGTGCGTCCGCGACTGTCGCCAACGTCGAGGGAAaatagaacatgggaggccgccgccgcttggggcCCAGGAAGGCCACTGCCGGCGCTTCGCCGGCTTGTACAGCCGGTGACCTTTCCGGTTTTTATCCCAGACCATCGTCGGTCCCTCGTCTGAGCTCCACGAAAGTGGAGGAGCCCCCCTCCCCCTCAAACTGAAGCGTCCTCTTTTCCACTCCGATGACTGACGCAGCCGGACATAGGGAAGGTACGGGGGAAGAATATACCTCCGAGACTCCCGGCAGTCCGATGAGCGGGCTGTTGGACAtggggaagacaaagggatccgtcgTAGCCTGCCgtagactagtgtagtgtatccATGTCGTAGAAGTGGAGCTCCGCGCGACCGTACGTGCACATACTTTTACCTTTTTAGTTAAAATACGTCCAAAATGTAAACATTTTCGtccggtttgtatgaaatccgCTGTGTTTACATGAACTTCATCCGGTTTGTTGAAAAaatgtttgaaatgtatgcgggcatTGTCTGATGACGGCCTTctacatccatttttatggactggtTCCTTAtccgcggacggatgcgggaggGAATTTGCGGCTCGTCGTTGGGATGCCCTTACCTCAGAGCAAATTTGTTTTCCAATGGACCATTATTCGGACTTGCTGAAGGACGACGGCAGCAAAAACAAGAACAAATATTGGTTGTTCCTAAAAAAAAAAGAACAAATATTGGTCTCCGCAGAACATGGATCGTAACCGAGGCTTGAAATATACTCCTttcgtcccaaaatataagaacgtttttaacattagatagtgtcaaaaacattcttatattctgggacagagggagtactgtaTTAGTTTTGACTTTGtactgttagactgtatttacatgtgtatattgtaacgttgtataccacatcattatatatatatgtgataggccatccctagagggttgtgccagttccccccaaagcctattgtcttacatggtatcacgctaggttacgtccgcttccgcctacAAACCCtaaaccgcagccgccgccgccgccgccgtcgcccgactgctatgacgtccgccgctgcgtccggctccaccgccaccggttttctgccggcctccctcgcggcgcttctctcgaggccgctggatgccgcctcccttcaggcgccgatcggg encodes the following:
- the LOC123104549 gene encoding pantothenate kinase 2 — encoded protein: MAANNSGSEPRIPEDVTLEDEAEAEAKGKAPAASSSATTTMNRSGSRPQLDLSGAAIHGTLEDRNPTILLPNQSDDISHLALDIGGSLIKLVYFSRHADQPTEDKRKLSTKRRLEIFTGARRSYPVLGGRLHFVKFETGKLNECLDFISSKQLHRGGVDSPSWRSGAQPDNIVIKATGGGAFKYADLFKERLGVSLEKEDEMDCLVAGANFLLKAIRHEAFTHMDGQKEYVQIDQNDLFPYLLVNVGSGVSIIKVDGHGKFQRVSGTNVGGGTYWGLGRLMTECKSFDELLELSQRGDNSTIDMLVGDIYGGLDYSKIGLSASTIASSFGKTISDNKELSDYRPEDISLSLLRMISYNIGQISYLNALRYGLKRIFFGGFFIRGHAYTMDTISFAVHFWSKGEAKAMFLRHEGFLGALGAFMSYEKHGLDDLSAHHLVERFPMGAPYVGGKIHGPPLGDLNEKISWMEKFVQKGTQITAPVPMGAPATTGMGGFERPTSKGDILRSDASAALNVGVLHLVPSLDVFPLLEDPKTYEPNTIDLDHDEFKYWFTILSDHLPDLVEKAVASEGGTDDAKRRGDAFAHAFSAHLARLTEEPAAYGKFGLANLLELREECLREFQFFDAYVSIKQRENEASLAVLPDLLMELDSMDEEDRLLALIEGVLAANIFDWGSKACVDLYNQGTIIEIYRMSRKKMQRPWRIDDFDTFKSRMLKKDQPYKSALISVDNAGADVVLGMLPLAREFLRRGVEVVLVANSLPALNDITANELPEIVAEAAKHCGILRKAAEAGGLIVDAMAGIQGDTKDEPASVPLMVVENGCGSPCIDFRQVSSELAAAAKDADLLILEGMGRSLHTNLNARFKCDALKLAMVKNQRLAEKLFNGNIYDCICKFEPVS
- the LOC123104550 gene encoding glucan endo-1,3-beta-glucosidase-like, translated to MATSITAAAAASLRSGYVLLAALAALLAVAAGGDPGKIGVCYGRVGGNLPAPEAAAALLRSNGITKARLFLPDQAVLPAFAAAGIDLTVGVPNENLTFLSAAGPEGALQWLRSNGLASGPVAGRLRYLAVGNEVLYNNQFYAPHLVPAMRNLHAALASLGLDGAVKVSSAHASSVLASSYPPSAGAFDAAQMDVLRPMLRLLADTGAPFMLNAYPFISHVGDPANVPLAYALGASDEPVVRDGALAYAGLFDATVDAVVAALEREGFGGVPVAVTETGWPTAGHPAATPENAAAYNGRMAERAARGAGTPRRPGAPVEVFLFDLYDEDGKTGAEFERHFGIFRADGVKAYNINFA